A stretch of DNA from Catenulispora acidiphila DSM 44928:
AACAGAGTATTGATTCGGTGGCAGAATACTGATTGCCAGGGCTCAGGTCTCGGCGGTGCCCGGCAGCGAGAGCCTCGCGATCGTCCCCGGACCGTCGTGCGGTCGCTCGAAGGCGATGGTGCCGCCGGACTCCCGGGCGGCGCGCGCCGCGATCGCCAGTCCCAGTCCGCTGCCCGGCAGGGCACGCGCCGTGGGGGAGCGCCAGAAGCGCTCGAAGACGTGCGGCAGCTCCTCCGGCGGGATGCCGGGACCGCGGTCGCGCACCGTCAGCGAGCCGTTCAGCAGGCGCACCTGGACGTCCGAGCCCGGCGGGGCGAACTTCACCGCGTTGTCGAGCAGGTTCACCACCGCGCGCTCCAGCGCCGCGCCGTCGCCGTGGGTCGTCCACGGACGCAGGTCCTCGGTGATGGCCACCGGGATCTCGCGGGCGGCGCCGCGCGGGCGGACGCGCTCGATGGCGCGCGCCGTCACCTCGTGGAACGCCACCGGGGCGGTGACCTGCGAGGCCTGCTCCGGCCGCGACAGCTCCAGCAGGTCGGCGATCAACACCGTCAGCTCGCGCATCTGCGTGCGCGCGCCGGTGAGCAGTTCGGTGCGCTTGCCCTCCGGCAGCGCGCGGCCGGACTCCTCGGAGCGGATCAGCAGGTCGATGCTCGTGCGCAGCGAGGTCAGGGGGGTGCGCAGCTCGTGGCCGGCATCGTCGACCAGGCGCTTCTGCTCGTCCCGGGAGGACTGCAGGGCCGCGGTCATCGCGTTGAACGACTCCGAGAGCCGGGCGATCTCGTCGTCGCCGGACACCGGCATGCGGACCGACAGGTCTTCGGTGCGCGCGACGTGTTCGACCGCTGAGGTGAGCACGTCCACCGGACGCAGCGCGGCGCGCGCCACCAGCAGGCCG
This window harbors:
- a CDS encoding HAMP domain-containing sensor histidine kinase, encoding MSAVAVTIAIGAVSLISYIAVRDRLHEQMDKSIAAAGGPAGDQHFHDLYGVKVTATSPCDPPNDHPRPPPGGGNEYHAAAAVSITYYSSAETCALPGSTEVVGTPGDLQVAGQQQGTGLWRDGVTTAGDKVRIEAVPAPNPSGVLLKSQPYQPIDDSLSSLAWLLFVVSLLGIGGAATAGLLVARAALRPVDVLTSAVEHVARTEDLSVRMPVSGDDEIARLSESFNAMTAALQSSRDEQKRLVDDAGHELRTPLTSLRTSIDLLIRSEESGRALPEGKRTELLTGARTQMRELTVLIADLLELSRPEQASQVTAPVAFHEVTARAIERVRPRGAAREIPVAITEDLRPWTTHGDGAALERAVVNLLDNAVKFAPPGSDVQVRLLNGSLTVRDRGPGIPPEELPHVFERFWRSPTARALPGSGLGLAIAARAARESGGTIAFERPHDGPGTIARLSLPGTAET